In Aspergillus oryzae RIB40 DNA, chromosome 6, one genomic interval encodes:
- the erf2 gene encoding palmitoyltransferase ERF2 (DHHC-type Zn-finger proteins) produces MAFSSTNSETSDAPHLGPTQHALGIPRPPSVGGISSRVTEDIASEDGDQSQSNTGVSSHAQHRSRPSVSSRPGPPPVRSSIISQATNRPGSSNSRLSRSHIPSLTAQGFFRPLSSQRLQAHRGRPMTKGTESSEDWVDHASQNRRSLISNSTLAQSSIPQEQEVPPSRGTEFTDPIIPDRNTSNASPIGNTTARSIGESAKLLRDKERHNQPSQPHLNLGVSASSQNGHDISQRSPLSFLSPPNRNGGQEHRDSRNHERLSSAGSSPGSIEKQSRTVSKSRLGKNYEYFLGNTIFCGGGRFQNSRDKPVNVATGVLVVVPSALFFGFSAPWLWHNISPAIPILFAYLFYLCFSSFLHASVVDPGIIPRNLHSMPPPDPSDDPLAIGPPTNDWVMVKLATSEVAAMDVPVKFCKTCNIWRPPRCYHCRVCDNCIETLDHHCVWLNNCVGRRNYRYFFTFVGSSTLLALFLIGASLAHILVYRSREGISFNDAIDQWRVPWAMVLYGAVAAPYPASLWAYHLFLVGRGETTREYLNSHKFAKADRHRPFTQGNILKNWISVFGRPRPPTYMQFKKPYHEGDQRLSMVKRKYLPRDVEAQAGIEMQHVPSDQPQD; encoded by the exons ATGGCATTCTCGTCAACCAACTCAGAAACAAGCGATGCGCCACATCTAGGGCCCACGCAACATGCGCTGGGTATTCCTCGCCCGCCTTCCGTGGGAGGTATCTCGTCTCGAGTAACGGAGGATATAGCTTCTGAAGACGGTGATCAATCGCAATCAAATACCGGAGTCTCCTCGCACGCACAGCACCGGTCACGGCCATCCGTATCTAGTAGGCCTGGTCCTCCCCCTGTGAGGAGTTCTATTATCAGCCAAGCAACAAATCGACCAGGAAGCTCAAATAGCAGACTGAGCCGGAGCCACATTCCTTCATTGACAGCGCAAGGCTTTTTTCGGCCGTTATCTTCTCAGCGACTCCAAGCCCATCGAGGTCGCCCTATGACGAAAGGAACAGAATCATCGGAAGATTGGGTTGATCACGCAAGTCAAAATAGACGCAGTTTAATATCCAACAGTACGCTTGCTCAGAGCTCTATCCCACAGGAGCAAGAAGTTCCTCCGTCCCGAGGCACGGAATTCACAGATCCCATCATCCCTGACCGAAATACATCAAACGCCAGTCCTATCGGTAATACAACAGCGCGAAGTATAGGCGAAAGTGCTAAACTTCTACGcgacaaagaaagacataaccaaccttctcaacctcatctCAACTTGGGTGTGAGCGCTTCCAGTCAAAACGGTCATGACATATCCCAAAGATCCcctctttcattcttatcCCCGCCAAATAGAAACGGCGGCCAAGAGCATCGCGATAGTCGGAATCACGAGCGGCTGTCATCAGCCGGCTCGTCCCCTGGATCTATTGAAAAACAGAGTCGGACGGTAAGCAAGAGCCGTCTAGGCAAGAACTATGAATATTTCCTTGGCAACACTATTttctgtggtggtgggaggTTCCAAAACTCTCGGGACAAGCCCGTCAATGTTGCGACTGGGGTATTAGTAGTTGTGCCATCAGCATTGTTCTTTGGGTTCTC GGCACCTTGGCTTTGGCACAATATTTCACCCGCTATCCCCATATTGTTTGCGTATCTCTTCTATCTatgcttttcctcctttttgcACGCCTCTGTCGTTGACCCTGGG ATCATTCCTCGTAATCTTCACTCGATGCCACCACCAGATCCGTCGGATGATCCGCTAGCTATAGGTCCACCAACGAATGACTGGGTGATGGTCAAGTTGGCGACCTCTGAGGTTGCAGCAATGGACGTGCCAGTGAAATTCTGCAAGACCTGCAATATCTGGCGACCTCCGCGTTGCTATCATTGCCGTGTCTGCGACAATTGTATCGAAACACTTGATCATCATTGCGTCTGGCTTAACAACTGTGTCGGCCGTCGCAACTATCGGTATTTTTTCACTTTTGTGGGCTCGTCTACACTCCTCGCCTTGTTTTTGATCGGCGCAAGCCTAGCGCATATCCTCGTATATCGATCACGAGAAGGCATTTCTTTCAACGATGCGATCGATCAGTGGAGGGTGCCTTGGGCTATGGTCCTTTACGGAGCCGTTGCGGCTCCGTATCCAGCCTCCCTCTGGGCCTACCACCTGTTTCTGGTTGGCCGGGGAGAGACTACTAGGGAATATCTAAACTCCCACAAGTTTGCGAAAGCGGACCGTCATCGGCCCTTTACTCAAGGAAATATCCTGAAGAATTGGATATCAGTTTTTGGGCGACCACGACCCCCGACATACATGCAATTCAAGAAGCCATATCACGAGGGTGACCAGCGCTTGAGCATGGTGAAACGGAAATACCTTCCGCGAGACGTTGAAGCTCAAGCAGGCATAGAGATGCAGCATGTCCCTTCTGATCAGCCGCAGGATTGA
- a CDS encoding putative histone-lysine N-methyltransferase (Ash1) (predicted protein): MAFEYSEQLLTPENSRSETSSNNENASTEEKPPVRRRSTRVTRASLRGEAQLDGDMEIDNQGTLSTAGENNPVVSGETLVDKAEGGKRSQASHLRHSIAVMESWSEATLAQGNMETEGDHPLAPDTPVSKSSQELQASDMGTSLQQRTLRKRVERILTEEGHGNKGKVTVTAKEIKSPVRRSSRLSLLEKASDLVGRASSVLGKRSRDVMGKGKELGRRASLRPRTTAPKEEPTKAASEAPAAKKRRISESDLPVKIQENEEAVQEAPKPVVRSRTKRWLAHGLYTGQEHTESRPLQSRSRNAKRKSQGPTQRRLLPMPMFAGDRLLKQGRDFQLPFDIFSPLPSGQPKPNEWRKTNKNVFVGEASSIWRANKPLELSKCMCAEETGCDEECQNRYMFYECDDTNCGVGPECGNRNFEELKQRTKAGGKYNIGVEVIKTEDRGYGVRSNRTFEPNQVIVEYTGEIITQAECEKRMRTIYKNNEVCILCSRFLWWTGDLLTAISATT; encoded by the exons ATGGCCTTTGAGTATTCAGAACAACTCCTCACCCCCGAGAACAGTCGCTCGGAGACTTCCAGCAACAATGAAAACGCGTCTACCGAGGAAAAGCCGCCTGTACGGCGAAGATCTACACGTGTAACACGCGCCTCTTTACGGGGGGAGGCACAACTCGATGGCGACATGGAGATAGATAACCAAGGGACTTTGTCTACGGCTGGCGAAAATAACCCTGTGGTCTCGGGTGAGACTCTAGTCGATAAAGCTGAAGGCGGAAAGAGGTCCCAGGCCTCCCACCTGCGCCACAGCATAGCGGTCATGGAGTCCTGGAGTGAAGCAACACTGGCACAAGGCAATATGGAGACTGAAGGGGACCATCCATTGGCCCCAGATACTCCAGTTTCTAAGTCCTCGCAAGAGCTGCAGGCCAGTGACATGGGCACGTCACTGCAACAACGCACTTTACGGAAGCGCGTAGAGCGGATCCTGACTGAAGAAGGGCACGGCAATAAGGGCAAAGTTACTGTAACGGCTAAAGAAATCAAGTCGCCAGTCAGACGCTCGTCTCGTTTGAGTCTGTTAGAGAAGGCTTCAGACCTTGTTGGCCGGGCTAGCAGCGTTTTGGGAAAACGCTCGCGTGACGTGATGGGAAAGGGTAAAGAACTTGGCCGGCGGGCTAGTTTACGACCTCGAACTACTGCACCCAAGGAGGAACCGACCAAGGCTGCCAGCGAGGCTCCTGCGGCGAAAAAGAGGCGTATTTCTGAAAGCGATCTACCTGTCAAAATccaggaaaatgaagaagccgTGCAGGAGGCTCCCAAGCCTGTGGTTCGGTCCAGGACAAAGCGCTGGTTAGCTCATGGATTGTACACAGGCCAGGAACACACAGAGTCTCGGCCCCTGCAGAGTAGGAGCAGAAATGCAAAGCGCAAAAGTCAAGGTCCCACACAACGCAGACTGCTTCCTATGCCGATGTTTGCAGGAGATCGACTCTTGAAGCAGGGAAGAGATTTCCAGCTCCCCTTCGATATCTTTTCTCCGCTCCCTTCTGGTCAGCCCAAACCCAATGAgtggagaaagacaaacaaga ATGTCTTTGTCGGGGAAGCATCCAGTATATGGCGAGCAAACAAGCCATTGGAGCTATCCAAGTGCATGTGTGCAGAAGAGACTGGCTGTGACGAGGAATGTCAGAACCGTTACATGTTCTACGAATGTGATGACACCAATTGTGGTGTGGGCCCCGAGTGTGGAAATCGGAATTTCGAGGAACTGAAACAGAGAACCAAGGCTGGCGGAAAATACAATATTGGAGTCGAAGTCATCAAGACGGAAGACCGAGGATACGGTGTTCGTAGCAACCGCACATTCGAGCCTAACCAGGTCATTGTGGAGTACACAGGGGAAATCATAACGCAAGCGGAATGTGAGAAACGAATGAGGACGATTTATAAGAATAACGAGGTATGCATCCTTTGCTCACGCTTTCTCTGGTGGACGGGCGACTTATTGACCGCTATCAGTGCTACTACCTAA
- a CDS encoding uncharacterized protein (predicted protein), which yields MTGDELTYDYNFDPYSQKNVQQCRCGSDRCRGILGPRPREKEQRSKEKELRAENEKKSSSKNNNEKASITKQKVLNGSTSRVNKRQLLGSKSIKSGVKKVVSKARASASKATTASRTSLKTTVSTKTSKTTNKKATATPTRRQVKKDNTKSKKEVKLPKVKTTKTKARAPASARKPAQKNKTQSTPLTSKLSRPSEKTKAKTLQAAKGTNARRRTVKKEDTKPKSPTKRTSKAKETSPRGKAASKAAKNTKA from the exons ATGACCGGGGACGAACTGACCTATGACTATAATTTTGA CCCATACTCTCAGAAAAACGTTCAGCAATGCCGGTGTGGATCGGACAGATGCCGCGGTATCCTGGGACCACGGCCGCGGGAGAAAGAGCAACGttcaaaggagaaagaactGAGGGCTGaaaacgagaagaaatctAGTTCGAAGAATAACAATGAAAAGGCCAGCATCACCAAGCAGAAGGTATTGAATGGATCGACTTCGCGCGTCAATAAGCGACAGCTTCTTGGTTCGAAGTCCATCAAGTCTGGTGTGAAGAAAGTTGTTTCTAAAGCACGCGCTTCTGCttctaaagcaactacagCATCGAGAACTAGCTTGAAAACAACTGTCAGCACAAAAACCTCCAAGACGACAAACAAGAAAGCCACGGCAACTCCAACACGACGGCaggtgaagaaagataaCACCAAATCCAAGAAAGAAGTTAAGCTGCCAAAGGTCAAAACCACAAAGACTAAAGCCAGAGCCCCGGCGAGTGCCAGGAAACCGGcacagaaaaataaaacccaGTCAACGCCATTGACATCTAAACTAAGCCGTCCATCTGAGAAGACTAAAGCGAAAACCCTCCAGGCTGCTAAAGGGACGAACGCTCGCAGACGTACAGTGAAAAAGGAAGATACCAAGCCCAAAAGTCCTACCAAGCGTACTTCTAAAGCCAAAGAGACCAGTCCTCGGGGGAAGGCAGCAAGCAAGGCTGCCAAGAACACCAAGGCATAA
- a CDS encoding uncharacterized protein (predicted protein), with protein MSRALLRAARAGCIYIRKATKDAEDEEKEVTDVEEQPTLQTAERSFVTRKWTTVPRHLENSEVEFLAKRRPGLPSLYGATTSGANGAENGSAPMRRTRFKKVDPTSGNISIYEAWVPEGHKIEGEITDDSQLVPENSETIVTPEAPAPGTVIEGVGVVNAEGVVVADPASAAVMTPPKRRPPPPKRKAKGFGKGRRKKVMFAPGEGADANAVHGAGTGAVDGIAEPGYGKEDADRSQMSVDQNGQDEEEDDGEEGEESDEGDESMLDAKTPETPLHQPSAEPTNDPASGPVAEPVPTSTAPATESVVASQPPAPNPPAVASDSSAQAFPQPPAVPTMPLAPQQPFQSIQPSTDLPSSTVPPTKPTQELTPAEDVEMTDVNPDLPGVDTNAAPLTQTTPSTQQQATPQVIETQTETTMAAVPAQPQDIPRVTAPDPFPVVKSEDPTEKPLEVPPMEQTDLVVQAGVEDENVKLKPPASLPEMPPPEHAPQPEQALQPQQTTQPGQTHHPQPTHQLENTPKLEQAAEPEQASQSEQIPQSEPASHPEPAFAAQPAGDIMGNNESSLLDSLEASLGHAPGVEKGSEAQFGEQTEALSDHNAGHPSTETTQQPGSMEIDVDTMDPSTEPSLQTPAPQPTEPIEPVADQPPNQVPEIATGNSAEQAAELPKEHTQPPAETPIEPSIEPATQEFTQTSVEQPVEQPAEPAMEQTEPKAEEPAPVQVEEPLGEPQGAQQPEAQPEPISQQSSAEDIEPAPASNSEPPAAPLPEPPQETPIEQFPQPTEQEVAQPFLEAPVKPAIEQVGEGAGVSQPETTQPLQEDEPAPPQQPAEPQPPQAATPPAPTGTEDARPRPIETSETSETHDFTAPNFSPISDLNPELEKKEEIEAQPKAGEAGEPAPPGPDTVQNPSN; from the coding sequence ATGAGTAGAGCGCTCCTCCGTGCGGCCCGTGCGGGGTGCATATATATTCGCAAAGCCACAAAAGATGcagaggacgaagaaaaggaggttACAGATGTGGAAGAACAGCCGACCTTGCAGACTGCGGAGCGTAGCTTTGTCACGCGCAAGTGGACCACGGTCCCCAGGCACTTGGAGAACTCGGAGGTCGAATTTCTTGCTAAGAGACGACCGGGCTTGCCGTCATTATACGGTGCCACGACCTCTGGTGCCAATGGCGCTGAAAATGGGTCTGCGCCAATGAGGAGGACCCGCTTCAAGAAAGTTGACCCGACAAGTGGAAACATCTCTATCTACGAGGCCTGGGTCCCGGAAGGGCATAagattgaaggagaaatCACCGACGACTCTCAACTCGTACCAGAAAACAGTGAAACAATCGTTACACCCGAGGCTCCTGCTCCTGGTACAGTTATTGAAGGTGTCGGCGTGGTCAATGCAGAAGGCGTAGTTGTGGCAGATCCAGCCTCAGCGGCTGTCATGACTCCTCCGAAGAGGCGCCCCCCACCTCCTAAACGTAAGGCGAAGGGCTtcgggaaaggaaggaggaagaaggtcatGTTTGCTCCTGGTGAGGGAGCAGATGCAAATGCCGTACATGGAGCCGGCACTGGAGCGGTCGATGGCATCGCCGAACCAGGTTATGGTAAAGAGGATGCGGATAGGTCGCAGATGTCAGTCGACCAGAATGgccaggatgaagaagaagacgacggtgaggagggcgaggaaAGCGACGAGGGCGATGAGTCAATGCTAGATGCTAAGACACCAGAGACTCCGCTTCACCAGCCTAGTGCAGAACCGACAAATGATCCAGCTTCTGGACCTGTGGCGGAACCGGTTCCTACTTCTACTGCACCCGCTACGGAATCCGTGGTTGCTTCACAACCGCCAGCTCCAAACCCTCCAGCTGTCGCCTCAGATTCATCTGCGCAAGCATTCCCGCAACCACCTGCAGTACCCACCATGCCACTCGCACCACAACAGCCCTTCCAGTCTATCCAGCCAAGTACCGATCTACCAAGCTCTACTGTTCCTCCCACAAAGCCAACCCAAGAACTGACACCTGCtgaggatgtggagatgaCCGATGTCAACCCAGATTTACCCGGTGTCGATACCAATGCTGCACCCTTAACCCAAACAACACCGAGTACTCAACAGCAGGCAACCCCACAGGTCATTGAAACACAGACTGAGACAACCATGGCTGCAGTCCCTGCACAACCTCAAGACATCCCGCGGGTCACTGCACCGGACCCATTCCCAGTCGTGAAGAGTGAAGATCCGACTGAGAAACCATTGGAAGTTCCTCCGATGGAACAGACTGACTTGGTAGTCCAAGCAGGTGTCGAGGACGAGAATGTGAAATTGAAACCCCCGGCTAGCCTTCCAGAGATGCCGCCACCAGAACATGCTCCTCAGCCAGAGCAGGCACTCCAGCCACAACAGACTACCCAGCCAGGACAAACTCACCATCCACAACCGACCCATCAGTTAGAAAACACGCCTAAGTTAGAGCAAGCCGCCGAACCAGAACAAGCTTCCCAATCGGAACAAATTCCTCAGTCAGAGCCAGCTTCGCATCCCGAGCCAGCCTTCGCCGCCCAGCCAGCCGGTGATATTATGGGGAACAATGAATCCAGTCTCCTGGACAGTTTAGAAGCAAGTTTAGGGCATGCTCCGGGCGTAGAGAAAGGCAGTGAAGCTCAGTTCGGTGAGCAAACAGAGGCTCTATCTGACCATAACGCCGGCCATCCCAGTACAGAGACTACCCAGCAACCTGGATCCATGGAGATAGATGTTGACACCATGGACCCGTCAACTGAGCCATCCTTGCAAACACCAGCGCCACAACCTACCGAGCCCATTGAGCCGGTGGCTGaccaaccacccaaccaAGTCCCTGAGATTGCTACTGGAAACAGCGCAGAGCAAGCCGCAGAACTCCCTAAGGAACATACACAGCCCCCAGCAGAGACACCAATAGAACCATCAATAGAGCCTGCCACTCAAGAATTCACGCAAACTTCCGTCGAGCAGCCGGTCGAGCAGCCGGCCGAGCCTGCCATGGAACAGACTGAGCCGAAAGCGGAGGAGCCGGCCCCAGTGCAGGTAGAAGAACCACTTGGAGAGCCCCAAGGAGCACAACAACCTGAAGCACAACCAGAACCGATTTCACAACAGAGCTCAGCAGAGGACATAGAACCTGCTCCTGCTAGTAATTCAGAACCACCTGCAGCACCACTCCCAGAACCACCGCAAGAAACGCCTATCGAGCAGTTTCCACAGCCTACGGAGCAAGAAGTAGCGCAACCCTTCCTGGAAGCACCGGTGAAGCCGGCAATAGAACAAGTAGGCGAGGGAGCCGGTGTTTCTCAACCAGAGACGACACAGCCTCTCCAGGAGGATGAACCTGCGCCGCCACAGCAACCGGCTGAACCCCAGCCACCCCAGGCTGCAACTCCACCTGCACCAACCGGTACAGAAGATGCCCGGCCTAGACCCATTGAGACCAGTGAGACCAGTGAAACCCACGATTTCACTGCACCCAATTTCTCTCCGATATCTGACCTGAACCCTGAGcttgaaaagaaggaggaaataGAAGCGCAGCCAAAAGCAGGGGAGGCAGGAGAACCAGCACCACCGGGACCTGACACTGTTCAAAACCCATCAAACTAA
- a CDS encoding uncharacterized protein (predicted protein), whose amino-acid sequence MFPAAVAVDYTEMRKKRMALEDLVLKFERKECADKRIARALNAVAAVNMGSRKEKKTQRASSPCWENIKGEECREGRKQPPDAYRERKNNFWKRSDWIIGSAAVLRPHWPGGDLQGR is encoded by the exons ATGTTTCCTGCAGCAGTAGCTGTTGACTACACTGAAATGCGCAAAAAGCGAATGGCACTTGAGGACCTTGTGCTCAAGTTTGAGAGAAAGGAATGTGCTGATAAAAGAATCGCAAGGGCACTCAATGCCGTTGCTGCGGTGAATATG GGGTcgcgaaaagaaaagaaaacacaaagaGCTTCTAGCCCTTGCTGGGAAAATAtaaaaggagaagaatgtagAGAAGGCAGGAAACAGCCTCCAGATGCgtatagagaaagaaa GAACAACTTTTGGAAGCGAAGTGACTGGATTATTGGGTCTGCGGCCGTTCTCAGGCCCCATTGGCCCGGTGGAGACCTCCAAGGTCGTTAG